The DNA sequence TTGTATGTTGTAGCAGTGTTAGAATCAAGTACGTTAAATACTTTAGCTGATAACAATACTTCACCATAACCTACATCAATACGGTAGTTAACACTCATATCTAAGCTAGTAATCCAATCACCATGACCACCAGCGCCACGAGGAGACGGTTCACCATTAGTGTAGAAGTTTTCTCTATCCCAATCTTCACACCAAGTAACATCTTTCTCAGGAGCACAAGAACCAGCATCTGTTGGATGGTAACCTAAAATGTTACGAGCACGACCTTCTTGAGCGAAGAATACTAAACCAACATTTAAGTTATCAGTAATATCGTAACCACCGAAAACTTTAAACTTATGAGGAATATCATTTGATGTTCTACCGTAAGAGTAATCGGTAAACTCAGGGCTATCAAATGAGCCAGACCAACCTGGATCCGCTTGAGAGTGAGTACCACTTACTAAACCTTCAGTGTTACCTTCAGATTTAGAGTATGTGTAAGACGCTTGTAACGTTGAATTTTCTGTAGGCTTACCTTCAAGAGTAAACTCTAACGCCTGATATGTTCTTTCCGCTTTTGGTAAACCGATATAGTCAGCAGACCAAGTTACGCCTTCACCACCTGAAATTACACCATCTTCATTTTGGTCATATGCTAAGTGAACTGGAGAACCTGGGTTAATGACAATACCAACCCAAGAACTACTAATATCCCAATTAGGATCTAACTTAGCAGCTTCCTCTGGATTTTGCTCCATCCACTTAGTTAACGTGTACTTCATGTTGGTATCTTCAATTGAAGAAATTAGGTCTTGATAAAGGTATCTAGCACCAACAATCCAGTTTTCATTTAGCTCATGAGTAACAGACACTGAGATTTCATCGCTGTACATAGGATCTAAATCAGCATCAACTAAAGTCTCATGTGGCTGAGTAAATGTACCATCACCATAGTTAAGTAGGTACATTGATTCAGGGTTAACTGGTAGGTAATCTGCACCAATTGAATCAAATGTGGCGTAATCGTATTGGTTAGTTTCACCTAATGTCATACGAACACTTGTATTTGGTGAAATAGGCATATAATAACGACCGTAGTTAACAGACACTTTAGTGACACCTTCACCACCAACATCCCAAATAGCACCTAAGCGAGGAGCCCATTGGTTGTCCATTTCTGCGTAAGTATCACCTTCACCTGTTTTAGATTCAAAGGCACTGTTACGTAAACCGATGTTTAAAGTAACTTCATCTGTTACGTTCCAAGTATCTTGGATATAGAATGCGCGATTAACTGACTCTGCAGTACCTACACGATCATAACGACGTGCACGGAAGTAGTCATCACCAGCCGCAATACCTTCAGCAGGGCCCTGACCCAACTTAGCACGCTCACCATTGATCCAATCTAGAGTACCTTGACTCATAATACGGTATTCGTATTCTCTGCCGTCACCTGCGTATTCAATGTTATCAGAAGTTTCTACCACTTCTTGGCTATAACCAAAACGAATGGTGTGGTCACCGATTTCCCAATCTAAGTCAACACGAAACTGTGTACGTTGGTCATCACGTAATTCATTTCTGTATGTACCAACCCAGTCACCCATTTTATCCCAGCCCCAAGCGTCGCGACGATCCCAAATAGGCGTCATATCGGCAGTTGGGTTAATTGAGTTAGATGTTTGCTCTGTTACACCATAAATAGCACTTAATGTGATCTCATCAGTAATGATACCGTCGTAGTTAACAGACCACATTGAACCACCCCAAGTAGATTTTTCAGGATCTGATAAAGCACCTGATGGGCCTGTTCTAAAATAGTAATCCTTTTCCCACTCATTATTTAGCGCAGTAATACCTAAGCTATGTTCATCATTAATAAACCAATCAACTTTAGCTAGCCAGTAATCAGCTTCTTCATCTTGATAAGAGTAACGTCTTTCGCTAAGTTCAGCTTTCTCGTTAGCATAGTCATCATCAATTTTTTGTGGGTTAAAAATACCGTAAAAGAATAATGTATCTTCAATAATGGCACCACTAGCGTAGATGTTATAACGTATTTCTTCATATGAAGAATCACCATTATTATCGATCATAATAGGATCAAATGGGTAGTTACCATTCTCATCAGCTGTTGTGTCATATCCCCAAGTATCAGGAGAAGTAGACGATAAACTGCTAGGAATGTAATCAACGGTTACACCAAATTTGAATTCATTGTCACCAGACTTTGAAACCAAATCAGTAACACCACCAATAAACTGACCGTATTCAGCAGAAACACCACCAGTTACAACGTTAGTTTGCGCAATTGCTTCCCAAGGTAAATCAACATGACCTAAGCCTTTACGAATATCGGTAATATTAAGACCGTTTAAGAAGTAACCGTTTTCAGCAACAGAAGCACCGTTAAAAGATGCACCACGACCATAGTCATCATCTGGGTCAGCAGCAAGTGAAGAACCAGGAGCTAATAATGCAACTGACGTTAAGTCTTGACCTACAGGTAACTTAGCTAAGTCTTCAGCAGTCACAACTAATTGTGTAGTAGAGCTTTCAAAATCAACCATTTGCACCTTTGAACCTGTAACACTGATTCTTTCAAGGTCGCTGCTAGTGAACATAGCGATGTTGAATGATGCTTTTGTACCAGCTTTAACTGTTACTTTTTGCTCTTCTATTGTTTCATATCCGTTTTTAACAAAACGAATAGTGTAGTTACCGATAGGAAGTGCCTTCATATTGAAGTTACCGTTACTATCTGTAACTGTAGAACGAACTAAACCTTTTGATTCATGCTTAATCTCTACCTGTACATTTTCAAGGCTAGAGCCTGATTCCACAGATACTTGACCAGCAATGCTACCATTGATTTTGTTAGCCGCTATTGCGTTAGGCATTGAAAGCATTAATGCAGCACTAACAGCAACTGCAGCTAATGATTTCTTTGACGTAAAGCCAGCTTTAATAAACTTAGACATTATTACCCCTTGGTTTCATTATTATGTTTTTTCTTATTTTAAGATTCACTACCGTGGCAGTTCATCAAACAAACACATATTGTATACAATATATATACATCGAGTATATTTCAGCCATAAGTTACGATCAATAACTTTTTAACGCATTTATATGACAATTAAATATAACCATTAAAAACATATAGTTACCTATTATACGAGACTTTTCGGAGTTTTAAAGGAGTCTAAATAACAGCCAAATCGCTCAGAAAACAGACAGGGAATTACATAAAATCACTAAGAAAAGCGGATCTTTTTTGAATTTTTTAGCAATAAATATGAATAAAAACCTGACCAATTAGTAAACAAATACATAATTGAGCCATGCCTATAATTGAATACTGCTATATGCTTTAAGAAATGAAGGGTTAGCTTGCCAAAATCATGGTAGGAATAATGAAGCTTAAGATCAAAAAAGCCTTAGCATAAGCTAAGGCTTCAATATGGTGCCCCGACCCGGAATTGAACCAGGGACACGAGGATTTTCAATCCTCTGCTCTACCAACTGAGCTATCGGGGCATTAACAAGTAGGGCTTGCTAAAGAGCGCGTATAATAGCTAGATTTGATCTGTCTAGCAACTGTTTTTTAAGGTAGTTTAACAAAATTATTTGATTGTTCAGCGCTACAATTCAAAGTCGCTAAAATCTAGATCACTATCTTTTTTTATTGAAGTTTTACTTGGTGGATCAAGTAATGAGGGTTGCATATCTTCAACAGGCGGCTGTTCAACAACTTTTGCTTTTTGTTTACTTAATTTACGCTTACGTCTTTGAATACAGCGCTTAATAACTTTCTGCTTGTCATCATTATCATACTCGCCCCAAGACTGACGCTCTTCACGCGTTCTCATGCAACCTAGACAATAACCCTTCTCATCAGATTGGCAAATACCAACACAGGGGCTTGGTACATCAAAAAAGTCTAGTTGCATATATGATACATCCCTTTTAACTAAAGTACGCTGAACACTCTACTTAATTAAGTATAAGCTAACAACGTACTTTTTAAACTGAATTAAGCTAAGCAAGCTTGTCAGTGGCAATATGATAATCAGGATCTTCAATTAGATTTAGCTCTACTAACTTATCTGCTTTTTCTAATAAATCCTTACACTCTTGGTTTAAGTGCATTAAATGCATAGTTTTACCGCGTGATAGATAACGTTCAGCTAAGGTATCAATTGCTTCAATAGCAGAGTGATCAGCAACTCGGGCATTCTTAAATTCAACAATCACATCGTCACTGTCTTCATCAGGTTTAAATTGCTCCAAGAAGTTTGATACAGAGCCAAAGAAGATTGGACCATTTACTTCATAAACGGTTGAGCCTTTCTCATTAGTAGTTCGAGTCACTAAAATATGTTTCGCATGCTCCCATGCAAATACAAGCGCCGAAACAATAACACCAACAACTACAGCTACCGCTAAATCTGTTGCCACCGTAACACCTGATACTAGTACGATAACGAATGCATCAGCTTTAGGCACTTTGCCTAAGATTCTAAAACTTGACCACTCAAAAGTACCAATAACAACAATAAACATTACACCAACTAAAGCAGCCAATGGAATTATTTCAATTAAGCTTGAAGCAAAAAGAATAAAGCCTAACAGTGCCACAGCCGCAGTAATTCCCGAAGCTCGACCTCGACCACCTGAATTTACATTAATCATAGATTGACCAATCATGGCACAACCACCCATACCGCCAAAAAAGCCTGTTACTGTGTTAGCCACCCCCTGAGCAATACACTCTTTATTACCACGGCCACGAGTTCCGGTTAATTCATCAATAAGAGTTAAGGTTAACAGTGATTCAATCAAGCCAATAGCAGCAAGCACTAAAGCAAACGGTAAGATAATAGTTAATGTTTCTAAGTTAAAAGGCACATTGGGAATAGAAAATTGTGGTAAGCCACCCGCAATAGATGCTGCTGGATCATTGGTCATATCTCTAACAAAATCAACTACAGTGCGAGCTTCAAGCCCTAGACTTTGCACCAGTACAGTAACAACAACAATAGCAACAAGTGAAGAAGGTACCGCTTTAGTAAGCTTTGGCAATAAATGAATAATTGCCATAGTAAGAATAATCAAGCCCGCCATAGTATATAACGCTTGTCCTTGCATCCACTCAAGCTCACCTGCACTATTAGTGACTTTAAATTGGCCTAATTGAGCTAAGAAGATAACAATAGCTAAACCATTAACAAAACCTAACATTACTGGATGAGGTACTAAACGGATAAATTTACCTAACTTAAATAGCCCTGCCAGTATTTGCAGTAAGCCGGTCAGTACGACAGTAGCAAACAGGTATTCAACACCATGAATTGCCACTAAGCTCACCATCACTACTGCCATAGCACCAGTAGCACCAGAGATCATACCTGGGCGGCCACCAAAAATAGAGGTAATTAACCCCACCATAAAGGCAGCGTATAAACCAACGAGTGGCTCTACACCCGCAACAAAAGCAAATGCTACCGCTTCTGGCACTAAGGCTAAAGCTACGGTTAAGCCCGATAGCACATCATTTTTCAAGTTAGCAACTTTACTTGCGTGTAATTCAAACATTATGATCTCTTGAGTTTCTGTGCACTGATTTTGAACAATCAGTAACAAACAGGGTTGGTTAATCTTGTACACCTATTAGCATAGATAAATTAACAAGATGTATTGATTTTAAAGGGCGGGAATACTAAAGATTTATAGGGGGAAAGTCAATATTTGCTTACTTTTAGTACAAGCAAAAGTAAGCAAATATTTAGACTATAGATATAACTGAAAAGGCTACTGGCTAATTACGGATTCACGTTGTTCTAAGAATGCTTTGATTTCATCCCTTGAACCCAAAATATGCTGTCTTAAAATTTCTACAGCCTGTTCAACATCACCTGACTTACAACATTCAAGTAATTGATTATGCTCTGGACCTGCTTTTGAAATACCACCAGCCCATAATAAATGCATACGAATATAACGATCAGCATTCTTATTTAGCGTGTTAACTAAATCTTGAGTTTGTGGTCTGTTAGCAGCAGAGTACAGACAATTATGATAACGAGAGTTTAGCTCGCTCCAAGTATTGGCAGCATTCTCTTTACCTAATGCCTTATCAAGTTGTGATAAGATATCGGTAGCTTCAGCTAACTTAGCTTCAGTTAATAAAGGCAATGAAGCTGCTAATAAGTTACATTCGATCATTGCTCTTAGCTCGAACAATTCATCAACTTGATCAGCATTTAATTCAGTGGCAGTTGCCCCTTTATGCGGCTCAAAAGAAACTAAACCTTCAGCTTCTAGTTGCAGCAGTGCTTCCCTTACCGGAATTCGACTTACATTTAATTCTTCAGCTAAGGCTGCTTGTCTTAACGGATCTCCCGCCTTAATTTCGCCACTGAGAATCTTCTCTCTCAGTGTTTCAACCACTAGCTGCGTTCTAGTTTTATATACTATGGTCATAACATGTTTCCTAAAAGTACTGGCACATATTATAAGGACTCTTTAACATAAAACCATAAAAAAAGGAGCTATTTTTCAATAACTCCTCATTTTTTTTGCATTTTTACGCAAAAGAACAACTATTTTAACAATTCAGGCAATAATTCTGCTGGCATGTTTTGGTAACAAATTGGTCTTTGGAAACGCGTAATCGCTTTACTACCAACTGAGGTTGTACGTAAATCAGTTGATGCTGGGAATGGACCACCATGGTTCATTGAAGCACAAACTTCTACACCGGTAGGCATTTGGTTGTAAATTAAACGTCCTACTTTATGTACTAATAACTGAGCAACTTGACGTGTTGCCTCTAAATCAGCATCAACGGCATGTATAGCACCTGTTAACTGACCTTTGATGTAAGAAATAAATTCTTGTTGCTCAGCAGCGTCTTTACAGCGAACAATTAATGCAGTAGAACCAAAGACTTCTTCACGTAAAAGCTCATTTGTTTTAAACGTTGCTAAGTCAGTTGAGAATAAGTTAGCACGAGCGTGGTGTGCTACTTCTGCTGCTTGGCCTTCTGCGACTAATGTTGCTCCAGACTTTTTCCACTCTTCAACTGTGTCGATATAACCTTGTGCCATTTTCGGCGTTAACATCACACCTGCTGGTTGTGCGCTAATTGCTTTAGCCGCAGCAGCTTCAAATGCAGCGTAATTATCATCTTCAACAACAACCCATAAACCTGGGCTAGTACAGAACTGGCCCTGACCCATCATTAATGAGCCAACTAAGGCTTCAGCTAATGCCGGACCATCTTGTGCTACTTTATTCGCCATGATCATTTGTGGGTTTAAGCTACCTAATTCACCGTAAAAAGGAATTGGCTCAGGGCGCTCGTTGATTTGTTGTTGTAAAATTAAACCAACACGCTCAGAACCAGTAAAGCCTACAGCTTTTACTAGTGGGTGAGTTACAATTTGAGTGGCAATACCATAATTTTTACCTTGAAGTAATGAGAATACACCTTTAGGTAATTGACAAATTTCAATCGCTTTTAGAATCGCCTGTGCTACTAATTCAGCAGTACCTGGGTGTGCTGCGTGAGCTTTCATTATAACAGGACAACCTGCCGCTAAGGCAGAGGCTGTATCACCACCAGCAGTTGAAAATGCTAATGGGAAGTTACTTGCCGCAAAAACACCAACAACACCTAGAGGGATATAACCTAAACGAGTATCAGGCTTAGGCAATGGCTCACGTGCTGGATCTGCTAAATCAATCACAGCATCGTACTCACCACTTTCTAATAAGTCAGCAAATAAGTTTAATTGACCAACCGTACGACCACGCTCACCTTGAATGCGCATAGCTGGTAAGCCTGTTTCTGTGGTTGCAATTTCAACAAGCTCATCGCCTAAAGCAACAATTTGCTCACCAATGGTACGTAAAAATTGTGCACGCATAGCAGGCTCTAACGTGCCAAACGTTTTAAATGCTTCATTAGCAGCAGTAATTGCTTCATTTACTTCAGCTTCTGTTGCATCTGCATATGTTTGAGCTAATGCTTCACCTGATTGTGCATCAAATGCTGTAAAACCGCCTTCTACTTCGCCAGTCCATTCACCGGCAACTAAATTTTTACCTGAAATAGTCATATTCATCTCTTCATTTAACAAGGCCATGTGTTAGCGCATGGCATAATTGACTAATGTTTGTTGTTATTGTTAATTAACAATAAAACCAAACGCATACGGATCATCATCATCAATGGTAATAGTGTTTTGACCAAAAACATGTGCCCAACCTTGAATACTTGGTTTAATCGCAGTAATTTCACCGTTTGGCGTATTTAACTGCACCGTTTCTTCAATCTTGCCAATAAACTGGCTGCCGATATAACTTTCATGGATAAAAGTTTCACCTGCTTTTAAGTGACCTTTGGCGAATAGCTGAGCCATACGCGCACTAGTACCCGTACCACATGGCGAGCGATCGATTGCTTTATCGCCATAAAATACTGCGTTTGCAGCATCAGAATTTACATTTTGGCCTTTACCAGTCCAAAGTACATGAGAAACACCACATACCGTTGGATCATCTGGGTGTACACAAGAAACCGCTCTACTCGCGGCTTCTCTTACAATAGGGCTCCAGTGTAATATTTCGCTTGCACTCCACTCATCAATACCAGGGAAGTTATCTTGCGGTTCAACTATTACGTAATAATTACCACCATATGAAACATCAACCACAAGCTTACCTAAGCCTTCAATTTCCAAGGTTACATCACGATGAGCCAAGTATGCTGGCACGTTAAAAATCTTAACTGCGGTAACTTTTTTACCTTCTTGCTGATATTCAATGCGAATTTGTCCAGCAGGTACGTCCAAAATAAGGTGTCCCGGCTCTCTTGGCGTAATTAAGCCAGCTTCTAATGCAGAGGTAACAGTACCTATCGTACCGTGACCACACATAGGTAAACAGCCAGACGTTTCAATAAATAAAATAGACGCATCAGCATTTTCGCTGCATGGTGGGTATAAGAACGACCCTGACATCATATCGTGGCCGCGAGGCTCAAACATCAACCCTTGACGGATCCAGTCATAATTTTCTAGAAAATCTTGACGTTTCTCACTCATAGTTTCACCCTTTAAATTTGGGTGACCGCTTGTTACCAATCGAACAGGATTGCCACATGTGTGAGCATCAATGCATGCATATGTGCCTTTTATCATAGTGTTCCCTAACTTTAATTATCAAAAAGCCCACCTTGAGGAATCAAAGTGAGCGACATCATTGTATTTTATAACGTTTAACACGAATTAAAGGTTAAACTTTGTTAAGTAATGTCAGTAGTAAGGGCTTAGCTATATTATGCGCTTACTGCTGGACAGGCGCTTACCTGTCTACCTCTCAATCACTTTATTATTTATTAGTCAAAATAAACAGCATACTTTTGAAAGTATTACTAGTACCAACATCGAATATTGTATACAATTATTTCAATCAAGCAAGTGCTAAATCAAATTTTTGCATATAAAAGTTTATATAATACTCCACGCTAGAAGCGCTATTTTACAGGATATTTTTAATGAACCATAGTAACAACAAACACATAGCAGTAGTTGGTGCCGGTATTATCGGTATTAATTGTGCCTTATCATTAAGAAACCTTGGCTATGAAGTAACACTCATAGATAAAGAAGGTGTAGGTTCGGGTTGTTCTCAACGAAATGCTGGTCATTTTGCTACCGAGCAAGTATTTCCTTTAGCTGAAGCGGGGTTATTGTTACAACTTCCTAAGTTATTACTTGATCCACTAGGCCCTATGGCTCTTTCGCCAAGTTATTTTCCTAAAGCATTACCTTGGTTTCTTCGTTTTATGGCTAATATGCCAAGTAAAATTCGTAATAAAAATAGTGAAGCAATTAAGGCACTTAATAAAAATGCTATCGACTATTACAAGCCTTTATTAAAAGACGCTAACGCAGAGCACTTACTAACGACAGACGGTAGCCTATTAGTATTTGAAGATACCCCATATGATGAAGTGAAGCGCCACTGGCAACACTACCATGGCGCAGGAGTTAGCGTTGAGCTATTAAATCGTCAACAAACCCTGGCACTAGAGCCAAACTTAAGTGGTAAAATTAATCATGCCCTTTATTTCACTGATGTTGGTCATACAGCAAGCCCAGCAGCCATTTGTGATGCCTTAGCCGAGTCTGCGTTTGCTAAAGGTGTTCACTACCAACAATTAGAAATAAGCAATATCAGCGACAATAAAGATGGCGTAACCATTACAGCTAATGAGCAAAGCTACCAGTTTGATCAAATCGTTATTGCCACCGGCGCATGGTCAAAAGCAGTGTTAGCCCAACTAGGTTATAAACTGCCACTGGAAGTAGAGCGCGGTTATTCTCTTGATATTGCCGATAAGCAAGAAGGTACACCTTCGCTAAATCGCCCTGTAGCCTCAGCAGAAAGAAAGTTCATTATGACACCTATGCAGCATGGTTTAAGGCTATCTGGTACGGTTGAGTTTGCTGGTCTTAAGCAAAAGCCTAACTACAAGCGCGCTGATTTATTATTTCAACATGCAAATAAAATGTTAGATGAGATTAGCGATTTTGATCCTAAATCAGCAAGTGACGAGCAACGTTGGCTTGGTTTTAGACCATCACTCCCTGACTCTTTACCTGTTATAGGCAGAGCGCCAAATCATGACAATATATTCTGCGCTTTAGGTCATCAACACTTAGGGTTGACGCAAGGAGCTATCACAGGTGCGCTAATTGGTCAGCTTATTCAAGGGGAGAAAACCGATATAGACTTATCCCCATACAGCCTTGCTAGATTTAACTAATAAAATACTCAACTAATAAAGCACTCAATTAATAAAGACAAAAGCGGCATTTACAGCCGCTTTTGTCTTTATTGGCTAATAATAAATATCAAACCAAACTCATTTGCTGTTTTTCTTGGCCTATAGGCGTTATCGGTACTTTAACTTGAAAACACACCCCTTGCTCAACATCAACACACTTAATTGAGCCACCAAGTTTTGCATCAACTAGGTTAAACACAATATTTAAACCAAGTCCTGAGCCGCCCTGCCCGCGCTTAGTGGTAACAAAGGGTTCAAATATCTTATTGCGCACCTCATCACTAATACCTTTACCATTATCCTGATAGGTTAAAGTAAGAAAACCATTTAAGTGGCTAAATGCAATGGTAATTTCCCCGTCACTTCGACCTTCAAAGCCATGTACATGAGAATTCATCAAAAAGTTAGTAATAATTTGATTCCAAGCGCTGGGATAAGTGACAAAATTAAGCTCTTCATCCAAATCAAGGTTGATATGATAGTTCTTACGCTTAAACATGGTTTTTACCGTATTGACCACATCGCGAATATGTTTAGCTAAGTGTACTTTTGTTTCAGGATCGCTATGCTGCTCCACAGCAACAGATTTAAAACTTCTAATTAAATCAACTGACTTAGTTAAGCTTCGCTCAATAATTTGCTGGTATTCATTTAATAAATTGAGCGTATCAACTAGGTTAGACTTGGTCAGTTTTTCATTTACTATCGCCGCTTGTAAATCATCCACCTTTTCTTTCAATGCCGTGATAGAAGTAATACAGATACCTAAAGGGGTATTAACTTCATGAGCAACGCCGGCGACTAATTGCCCTAATGATGCCATTTTTTCAGATTGAACAATTTTATCTTTAGCCATGGTTAAATCATCAACGCTTTGTTGAAGCTGCTCATTACTTTGCGCTAACATGGCGGTTCTATCATGAACTTTCACTTCCAGCTCACCGTTTAAAGCAAGCAGTGCATTTTCGGCCTCTTCAAGCTTTACAATTTCTTCTTTTAAATTAACACGCATGGAGTTGATAGCATCAACTAAAAAATCTAACTCATCTTTATCTTGATTTCGTTTAGTAAGCTTAAGCTCA is a window from the Litorilituus sediminis genome containing:
- a CDS encoding sensor histidine kinase, whose product is MINAVGVNNKLGRRLLAYILLCSIFFSICSTLIQLYASFKDDVHQLEQRFDNIEKSYLPALATSLWDFNEALVAVQLQGIVDLPDIGFVKIYNDYDYQSQLGDANIQAEKFVEYAIVYGDNVVGKLEVFADYQDIYRNLYQQAGFILTNEFIKIFLLAFFIVIIVNQLITRHLFHITSFAQQLDSQNLEHELKLTKRNQDKDELDFLVDAINSMRVNLKEEIVKLEEAENALLALNGELEVKVHDRTAMLAQSNEQLQQSVDDLTMAKDKIVQSEKMASLGQLVAGVAHEVNTPLGICITSITALKEKVDDLQAAIVNEKLTKSNLVDTLNLLNEYQQIIERSLTKSVDLIRSFKSVAVEQHSDPETKVHLAKHIRDVVNTVKTMFKRKNYHINLDLDEELNFVTYPSAWNQIITNFLMNSHVHGFEGRSDGEITIAFSHLNGFLTLTYQDNGKGISDEVRNKIFEPFVTTKRGQGGSGLGLNIVFNLVDAKLGGSIKCVDVEQGVCFQVKVPITPIGQEKQQMSLV